The Aphelocoma coerulescens isolate FSJ_1873_10779 chromosome 2, UR_Acoe_1.0, whole genome shotgun sequence genome contains a region encoding:
- the LOC138106128 gene encoding zinc finger protein 2-like, giving the protein MVYCAALNCQNGTNGAYKNSSVTFYGFPLQNEPLLRQWIQNMGRDMETPSKYQRLCSEHFEESSFETDPLKSHKNRRLLKEAVPNKFILGEDGSWLVGTPQGFCGVGRNKTRKRIWNPKSWRAPGMFPQWPRLEDWQNEFYKQLLKEKYGSLITLGKDHPVPKSHVPAGGAVQVKELQDLVGRKIPASLSTGHGGATTSSRLQDAGGTQPHGSPLGASQAPRCPSSERGEASGSGHDPAAQPVAMRSGNSVLAGRELDEFRRFLLCHQGRPEEAAVPWFICTQCGKSFARHAYLLRHQRTHSGQRPHACAECGRRFLAKPTLNSHLRTHFHIIRVPKAFPG; this is encoded by the exons ATGGTTTATTGTGCGGCCCTGAACTGCCAGAACGGCACGAACGGAGCCTACAAGAACAGCTCCGTCACTTTTTATGGATTCCCCCTACAAAACGAACCCCTCTTGAGGCAGTGGATCCAAAACATGGGCCGGGACATGGAGACCCCCTCCAAATACCAGCGCCTGTGCTCGGAGCATTTCGAGGAGAGCTCCTTCGAGACGGATCCTTTGAAAAGCCACAAGAACCGGCGCCTGCTGAAGGAAGCTGTTCCCAACAAATTCATCCTGGGGGAAGATGGGAGCTGGCTCGTGGGCACCCCCCAGGGTTTCTGCGGCGTGGGGAGGAACAAAACCCGAAAACGGATCTGGAATCCCAAGAGCTGGAGG GCCCCTGGGATGTTTCCTCAGTGGCCACGACTGGAGGATTGGCAGAATGAATTTTATAAGCAACTGCTAAAGGAGAAATACGGATCTTTGATCACACTGGGAAAAG ACCATCCTGTTCCCAAAAGCCACGTCCCGGCAGGAGGAGCGGTGCAGgtcaaggagctgcaggatttGGTGGGAAGGAAAATTCCTGCCAGCCTCAGCACAG GCCACGGTGGTGCCACGACCAGCTCCCGCCTGCAGGATGCAGGAGGCACCCAGCCGCACGGATCACCCTTGGGAGCATCCCAAGCCCCGCGCTGCCCCAGCTCGGAGCGGGGGGAAGCGTCGGGGAGCGGCCACGACCCAGCGGCGCAGCCCGTGGCAATGAGGAGCGGTAACAGCGTCCTGGCGGGGCGGGAGCTGGACGAGTTCCGGCGGTTCCTGCTGTGCCACCAGGGCCGGCCCGAGGAGGCGGCGGTGCCGTGGTTCATCTGCACgcagtgcgggaagagctttgcCCGCCACGCGTACCTGCTGCGGCACCAGCGCACCCACAGCGGGCAGCGGCCCCACGCCTGCGCCGAGTGCGGCCGCAGGTTCCTGGCGAAGCCCACCCTCAACAGCCACCTCAGGACGCATTTCCACATCATCCGGGTGCCAAAAGCCTTCCCGGGGTAG